From the Methanobacterium sp. CWC-01 genome, the window AGACGAGCTTCAGCGTCATATTGGTGTCTATCAGAAGGAGTTGGATGAACTGGAATGGAAACATAGTGAATTATCCCGTTCTTACAAAGAGTTAGTGGCTAAAAATATGAAGAATAACCAGCAAATCCGTGGATTAACTGCTGAATTGGAAAATCTTCGTGTTAATAACCAGGAACTGGAAACGAATTTGAAAGTTGAAAGAGAAAACTACCAGACTCTGGAGAAAAAACATCAGTTAGATGTGAAAAAAGCCGAACTTCTTGAAGAAGAACTTTCGAAGCACAGGGGAGACTTCTGGACGGCTATAAGAAGTAAATTAGCCAGTAAAGAAGAAAAAGATCTATAAGGAACTCAAGTGACTAATTTATCCCATTCAATTTCATACTAAGTTTTGTTTAATACTTTTCAGCTGCTCTCACCCAACCTTTATAATTTCATATCTTAATATACTTAACAGGGGTAATATAGGGAGTTTAAACCATGAAAGATTCACGTCCAACTTACCACCCGGAAATTGCACAGGTACGGATTATTGATGGTCAGAATAACTTTCCCATAAGCTGGCTTAACACCCAGGGGTACTGTGAGTACTGCATTTACCTGGAGAATGTTAAAGGAATCACTGCCCCACGCACCATGGCTATGAAGAGGGGAAGCAAGGTTCATCACGTGCTGGAAGAGGAGTTTAAAAAGGATGCGGTTCCCACCACCATGGAAGAAATGATGGAGACTTCCAAAACCGTTGAAATACTTTCCCGGGAGTTATATGTGGAATCGGCTCGTCATGGTATTCGAGGACTTATTGATGAGATATGGATGACTCCTGATGAGTTCATAATTATCGATGATAAACCGGGAAAAATTGCTTATTCCTCCCAAATAAATCAGGTTTTTGGGTACTGTCTCGCCTTTAAGGACAAATATGGTGATGGGCGCAGAATAATTGCTTCTCTACGCCAGAGCACTTCTGGGGATGTTTTCTGGCAGCATTACTTTGATGAAAAAGCTGAAAACCGGATAAAAAGCATTGTTCATCATGTTCATCAGGCTCTCTTGTTCAATGAAGAGTTTTTAGCTACTGAAAATCCAAATAAATGTCGTAGCTGCCGTTTTAGCGCTAAATGCGACCGTCGGATTGAACCCTAACTGCAGGCTCCGATACCTTTAAATATGACGTTCAACTAAAAGGGGAGTGCTGTATTACCACAGCCTTTTTTACAAATTAGTCCCGTGGGGTAGTGGTAATCCTGCTGGGCTTTGGACCCGGCGACGGCGGTTCGACTCCGCTCGGGACTATTTCTTTTAAAGGGGATTACATGGAAACCATATTATTGGCAGGTGTCAACACCCGGGCTGTGGCCTGTTCCCTTAAGAAACTAGGATATAAGGTTTATTCTGCAGATTACTTTGGAGTCACAGATCTGGAAAACTGTACGGATCTTTCACTCCCTATACTGGAACAAAGGGCAGGAGTATCGTGTGGTCACTTCCAAGAAGATTTTAACCCTTTTGATTTAAAAAATGAAGCCCTCTCCATGATAGACGAGGTGGACTGGGTGATCTGCCTTTCTGGTTCATCACCCTCAGATTTCCCTGCCAGTAAGGTATGTGGAAATCGTTCTCCCGGAGTTGATAAGGCCCATCTGTACCGGGCTTTAAGGGATGACTTCCGGATGCCATTAACTTATATGCCTGAAAGCCTTGAGGAAGCTAGGGAGATCACACGACAGTACCCGGATAAAGAATTCATCATCAAACCTAAAGATGGTGCAGGGGGATATGGGGTAAGGAAATGGGATGATCCTGAAAACTGGCCTGAGGACTGGCTACTGCAGGAGCACCTACTCGGTGAGAACATCAGTGCATCGGTTCTCAGCACTGGAAAAGAGGTCAGGACCCTTATTACCAGCAGCCAAATTGTGGGTGATGTTAAACTAGGCCAAAAAGAGCCATTTGGATACGCGGGTAACATCACCCCCTACTGTGGAACGGCTGACATCGTGCAATTGGCAGAGATGGTGATCGCCCATCTGGATCTGGTGGGATCTAATGGTGTGGATTTCATAATCAATGATGGGGAAGTTTATGTACTGGAGGTAAATCCCCGAATTCAGGGTACCTTCGAGTGTGTGGAAAAATCTTTGGGGATTAACATGGCCGAGGCCCATATGGAGGCC encodes:
- a CDS encoding PD-(D/E)XK nuclease family protein, with translation MKDSRPTYHPEIAQVRIIDGQNNFPISWLNTQGYCEYCIYLENVKGITAPRTMAMKRGSKVHHVLEEEFKKDAVPTTMEEMMETSKTVEILSRELYVESARHGIRGLIDEIWMTPDEFIIIDDKPGKIAYSSQINQVFGYCLAFKDKYGDGRRIIASLRQSTSGDVFWQHYFDEKAENRIKSIVHHVHQALLFNEEFLATENPNKCRSCRFSAKCDRRIEP
- a CDS encoding ATP-grasp domain-containing protein, translated to METILLAGVNTRAVACSLKKLGYKVYSADYFGVTDLENCTDLSLPILEQRAGVSCGHFQEDFNPFDLKNEALSMIDEVDWVICLSGSSPSDFPASKVCGNRSPGVDKAHLYRALRDDFRMPLTYMPESLEEAREITRQYPDKEFIIKPKDGAGGYGVRKWDDPENWPEDWLLQEHLLGENISASVLSTGKEVRTLITSSQIVGDVKLGQKEPFGYAGNITPYCGTADIVQLAEMVIAHLDLVGSNGVDFIINDGEVYVLEVNPRIQGTFECVEKSLGINMAEAHMEACHGNMVPIPLPEKFAVKMIVHAQKKSIAGNMDFRGIHDLPLEGVIIEVGEPVATVLSSDNMMENALYKARLRVDKVYENLLPLK